The following is a genomic window from Candidatus Zixiibacteriota bacterium.
TATCGCTGGAAAAACTCCGCCGGCTCTGGAAGCCGATTCTGGCGGGAGGATTTCTTCAGGTCGGCATAACGATTGTAGTGACATACGCGCTGTCGCGCTTCTACGGACTGCCGGGCAACTCCGCTGTATTCGTTGGTTTTCTCGTTGCTCTGTCGAGCACCGCTATCGTTCTCCGAGGACTTCAGCAGCGTGGCGAGGTCGACGCACCCCACGGCCGCCTGACGCTCGGTATACTGGTCTTCCAGGATTTCAGTGTGGTACCGATGATGCTTGCTATCCCCCTGCTGATTGGCACCGGTACCTCCGGCTCCGACCTGCTCATTGCGGCCGTTGAATCCGTTGCCATAGTCGTCGGCGTCCTGCTGGCGGCGCGAGTGCTGGTCCCCCGCATATTGAACCTTGTCGCGAGAACCCGTGAGCGACAGCTTTTTATTCTTTCTGTATTCGTAATCAGCGTGGGCACAGCGTGGCTGATCACAAGCTCGGGCGCGTCGCTGGCCATTGGCGCTTTCCTGGCCGGACTGGTCGTCGCCGGAAGTGAATACCGTCATCAGGCACTGGCCGATCTGATCCCCTTCCGCGAAGTTTTCGCCAGCCTGTTTTTTGTCTCGGTGGGGATGTTTTTGGCTCCAGCCACGATGCTCACCAACATCACGCCGATTCTCATACTTCTGGCAGCCATAATGGCCGGAAAGGCGCTGATCGTCTTCATTTCCGCCCTGATCCTGAGACTTCCCCCGCGGGTTGCCGCCCTTGCGGCTGTTTCGCTGGCGCAGGTGGGCGAATTTTCGCTCGTGTTGTTCTTTGCTTCTCAGGATACCGGCCTGCTCGACAGCGCCCTTGAGGCAAGTCTTATACCTGCGGCGATACTGTCGATGTTCCTGACCCCCATCGCCATCAGCTACGGACCGAATTTCGCCGCCGGTGTCGGTAAGATTCGAGGACTAACGAGACTGATGAAGGTCACCTCGGCGGAAGAAGCGCCCGAATCGATGCGCGGTCTTCGCGACCATGTCATAATCGGCGGCTACGGTTTCGCGGGCCAGCAACTCGCAATGGCATTAATGAGCGTGAATATCCCTTATGTGGTGGTGGATTTGAATGTTGAGAATGTCCGGAAAGCTTCAACCGAGGTCGGCAACACGTATTTCGGCGATGTCACCAGTGTTGAGGTGCTCGAGAAAGTCGGGGCTTCGAGCGCGCGAGAACTGGTGCTTCTGGTGAACGACACGCGTGCTACCGAGATGGCAGTAAAGGTCGCCCGGCGCCTGGCGCCAAATCTCACCATAGTGGCAAGGACGAGTTACCTTCTTGATATAGGGTCGCTGGAGAAGGCGGGGGCGGATTATGTCATCCCGGCCGAACGCGAAGCCGCGGTGGCTGTCACATCACAGGTACTCAAAAATCACAGTCTCGGCGCCGGACAGATCGAT
Proteins encoded in this region:
- a CDS encoding cation:proton antiporter, whose product is MEGLAYLRDLVFILGFGVVIVALFHRLKLPSTTGFILAGIIVGPQGLGFIDDVHKVETLAEVGVALLLFGIGLELSLEKLRRLWKPILAGGFLQVGITIVVTYALSRFYGLPGNSAVFVGFLVALSSTAIVLRGLQQRGEVDAPHGRLTLGILVFQDFSVVPMMLAIPLLIGTGTSGSDLLIAAVESVAIVVGVLLAARVLVPRILNLVARTRERQLFILSVFVISVGTAWLITSSGASLAIGAFLAGLVVAGSEYRHQALADLIPFREVFASLFFVSVGMFLAPATMLTNITPILILLAAIMAGKALIVFISALILRLPPRVAALAAVSLAQVGEFSLVLFFASQDTGLLDSALEASLIPAAILSMFLTPIAISYGPNFAAGVGKIRGLTRLMKVTSAEEAPESMRGLRDHVIIGGYGFAGQQLAMALMSVNIPYVVVDLNVENVRKASTEVGNTYFGDVTSVEVLEKVGASSARELVLLVNDTRATEMAVKVARRLAPNLTIVARTSYLLDIGSLEKAGADYVIPAEREAAVAVTSQVLKNHSLGAGQIDNYCSQIRTRSEEEI